The window aaaaacgACAGAACTAAATATATTACCCCTAAGTTTTTCGCATTCACCCAAGaacttgagaagaataaagatATTTAtattcgtcacattcaatcaagtgaaaactcatcagatctcttctcAAAGGTActtcctacgacaatattcagaaagcatatTTATAATACttggatgcgcaatctacgaaatttgtgaagaatattTCGTGTTAACATGAAGGGaatttacgtgactgcactatTTTTCTCTTACTATAATTTTTATCCCTATAGGTTTTTCTTAGTAAGATTTTTAATGAGGCATTATAAAAATACGTAATAAAGACAATCTTTGTATCATAATCATCATCACAAAGAGAGTTTTGAAAATAAgatttgtaaatattgaaaattagaatgtgatgatatatgtaatgatttatttctttttagattattttcaaaaaattcaatttatgaagaaaaacacaattgagtagacaaaattttataaaatatgtagtttattatattatgtgaattttttactttttaacataaatttttacttttaaccAATACAATTTATTTTCCAGGGAAAAAATCCTAAATCTCCAACAAGCTTTGATCCCCTATTCATGGCGCAATCAACCTCTCTTCGTTTCCCCCAAGCAAAaccaaaaaacaaacaaaacagAAGAGAACATGGCCCACGGTAGAGGTAAATACTAAATAATAAATTACAGTGATAAgaaatcaatggattttctcGTCATCATTTTCTTGAATCCCACCATCGTTTTCCTCGAATTTACTGCAATTTCCTTGCAACTGATCGTCACTACCCTCTTTAGGACTATCCAGAGCTCTCTTCTCTTGttcttcatcatcttcttccACTCCATTATCATCCTTCTTTCTTGATTTCAACCTATTGTTTTCAGCCTTAATTTTCAACTTCTCCAACAGTTCTCCTATTGCTTTACGCTTATCTCGCCGATTCTTGATcaagatttcactgatatcagcAGGTGTCATCTCCGCCTCATCAATCACCGCCTCCAGTTCCTCCAAGATTTCCTTCTCCAAGTCAATCTCATCGTATCCCAAATAATTCTTCAACAAAATCTTCAAAGCCGAAAATGAACAGAAGCTCATGTTTATGTGCATATCCATTCTCCCACTTCTTAACAACGCAGGATCAAGTTTGTCAATATGATTTGTCGTAAACACGAAAATCCTCTCACTCCCACAACAAGACCACAATCCATCAGTGAAATTCAACAACCCAGAAAGAGTTATGGTGTTCCCGGCATCTTCCGAGCCCGGAAGCGATGAAACATCATAGTTATTTTTCCTTGAACCAGAGCCACCAGAAGAGCAGCCATTCTTGTTTCTATTGGTTAAATTAATGGAACAATCTATGTCTTCAATAACAATAATGGACTTCGAACTAGTCTTCATCAACAATTTTCTCAACTCAGAGTTAGTATTCACCTCAGTCAACTCGAGATCATAAATATCATATCCAAGAAAATTAGCCATGGCGGCAATCATACTAGACTTACCTGTCCCTGGGGGACCATACAACAAATACCCTCTTTTCCAAGCTCTCCCAGTCTTCTGATAGAAGGATTCCCCATTGGCGAAATCCACAAGATCATCCATAATCTCAGATTTCTTCAAAGGATCCATGGCCAATGTGTCGAAAGTACTGGGATGCTTAAACGGCACGGATTCCCAAGGATGACCCCTCGAATCCAAAGACCCACCTCTCGAATTGGTGTAAAGCAACCTATCTTGACTCCGCCGCCGCAATTCATTAGCTTTTTCCATGACATAATCAAGATAAGAACTGAGCACCAACTGTTTGTTCTTCTTCTTGACTCGGAGAGTGAACCCCCTCTTCTCCTCCGGCAATGGGCGCCAAGAAAAAGTCTGCGACTGCCTCTGGGTAACAATATGCTCCCATTCTATCACAACCCCTTTATACGAGTCGATCAAACGATCGTTGTTTGATAGACCAAAGGTGATCGAGGAAGAGTTCAATCCCCGAGTCAGGCTCAGACGAGTGCCTGAAATTGAAGCAGAAGAGCTCAAATAGAGCTGGACGGCGTTGTAAAGCTCGTTGGTGTTTACTCCGTCGATCTCCGTGATATCGTAGTAGCAGTAGGAAGAGAAATAGCTGAAGAGGCGGTGGAAGAATTTGAGGGAAGCGAAGCGGAGTTCGGGTGGGAAAACTGTGTGAAGGAGGCTCTGGCAGAAAGCCCAGACGCCCATTATCGAAGCCATTGTTGTCCAAATCTCCTTCATTTTTCCCTATGCCTGAAGATTGTTCAAGATTTTCCGAACCGTGCCAGAAAACATAGgaataaataaatgaaaaagGGAAATATATAAGAAATTTGTGGCCTTTGGATAAGAACATAGGATTGTATTTATAGGGAGAATTGGAATATGATCGAATTTGAAAATGAAATATTACAACACTAAATCTTCTATATTACATGTTGACCATTGAAAATTGTAATaatcttattaaaatttattgaatCTGAAAATTATTCTAATAAAAGAGTGATTTTATAAtattaaacattttaaaataattaattaattttatatatctaaacatattataaaaattttattttgacgtATTTAATCCCGAATTTCATGATATTTTTTGCGTGAAATAATTCTCTATCTTTTAAAGCAAATATCAGAGAAGAAGGATAACAGTTTTCAAATACAGTAATTTAGTAATTATAAAATCCCATGCGACTCGTATTCATAATAAAttagttttgtttttttttattaaaataaatagtttgttataaaaaaaaataaagataaattgtaatgatgttttataatattaagttataatttttttgttgggTATAATAATTGTCCCTGATTAGTAAAACAATTGAAATATGACCCGGCTGTTGTAAATGGTAAGATTTATAAGATTTGAACTGTATAATTATCACAAGTTATAACTTTTAGTAAAGTGACAATATTTCAATACTACAACTATTATCAGAACCAAAGTCACGTGTTCGATTCACATTGATTACAGATAGTGCAGTTATTGAGTAAGATTGTTTATGTGCAGTAATTGTTCCTACTAGGTAAATCAGTTGTTatacaatttaaaaaatttaaattttataattattatcaactataatttttgataaaataaaaacGTTCAATCTTTTAATCTCGTTGTTCATAAGATAGcagtaatatataataataacttaactttaatatatattatttataaaaaaataagattTTTGAATATACATAGTGGTGACGCAACACAAACGTAGTATTCATTCATAGTACGAGCATTGTGTGTCCGCTCTCAATTGATCACACTTTCtaattgttgtgaaaaagtaaaaaattatggtaaaaagtaaaaatctcaaactctcaaaatttaccgaACTAcatactttataatatttttctctctactcaattatgattttcttcacaaatgagagatctatttataggaaatctttacaaataatccaaaaataaaatacattattACCTACAttatcacacactaattttcaatatttacaactcttattttcaacattcaaatattcaatacacacattttaaatatatttttcgacattcccccttgtgatgatgatcataatgattgtcttcattacgtgtttttatactgcctcgttaaaaaccttactaggaaaaacccattgggataaaaaccatagcaaGGAAAAAaaagtgcagtcacgtaaactccccctcatgttAACACGagcaattcttcacaaatttcgtagatttcgcatcccaatattatatatgtgctttctgaatattgacgtaggaagtgcctttgtgaagggatctgatgagttttcacttgattgaatgtgacgaacatcaatacattgaTTCTTCtctagctccttggtgaatgcgaagaattTAGGAGGattatgtttagttctgtcgctttttatgtatccctatttcatttgagcaacacatgcagcattatcttcatatagtatcacaggcttctcgtcgaatgataatccgcatgagatttggatatgctgggtcattgattttaaccacacacattcacgacttgcttcatatagtgcaataatctcggcatgatttgatgaaattgttacgagcgtttgtttctgtgaacgccaagaaattgcagtgcctccacgagtaaaaacatatccagtttgggaacgtgccttgtgtggatcagataagtatccagcatcggcataaccaattatacttggattagcatcttttgaatacaaaagtcccaagtatGTCGTTCCtagtagataacggaatatatgtttaattccgttccagtgtctctttgttggatatgtgctaaatcttgccaacaaatttacggcaaaagatatatcaggccttgtacaatttgtaagatacattagggcaccgatagcacttagatatggtacttctggaccaagaatatcttcatcttcttcacatGGTCGGAATgaatccttttctatgtttaatgatctaacaaccattggagtacttaaaggatttgatttatccatattaaaacgtttaagaatcttttctgtataatttgtctggtgaacaaacattccacattctttttgttcaatttgtaaacccagacaatacttggtttttccaagatccttcatttcaaattcttccttcaagtatgacacaacttcttgaatttccttattcattccaatgatgtttaaatcatcaacatatacatcaataattatgcatccggatgttgttttcttaatgaaaacacaagggcatattgaattatttacatatccctttttcattaagtgatcacttagtcgattataccacattcgaccgtaTTGCTTTAACctatataatgatctttgtaatttcacagataTAACATTTTCTGGGTTTTGAACTATGTGCTTCAGgtatcttaaatccttcagagattttcatatatatatcattatcaagtgatccatataagtaagctgtaacaacatccatgagacgcatttctaaatttcagATACTgtcaagctaatcaaataccgaaacgtaattgcatccatcacgggagaatacgtttcttcataatcaaatccaggcctttgagaaaaatcttgtgcaacaaatcgagctttatatcttactatttcatttttctcatttcgctttcgaataaaaacccatttgtatccaacaggttttacaccttcaggtgtaaggactataggtccaaaaatattacgtttatttagcgaatccaattcaacctggatggcttgtttccattttatccaatcctgtcgatttttacattcaccaaaagattttggttcatgatcttcattatcatttatgatatcgattgccacattataagaaaatatatcatcaatttcttctatatcttttcggttccatatttttccagtattaatataattgataaagatttcatgattctcgtctgtttgtggttctgacagaacattttcatcatcatgtgtttcttcaggaacaccattctctattttgtgattatcatgtgtttcttcaggaacatcattttctcttttgtgatcatcgtgtttctctatgaattttctttttcgaggatttttatccttggaaccgactggccttccatgcttcaggcgtttaatgacatcatgagtatcttcaatttgtttctttggaatttcaattcgagcaggggcatttgcagcatgtatatatgatttagttaccccttttgtgtctgcaaatgcatctggtatttgatttgctattctttgcaagtgcacaatcttctgtatatctttttcatattgttttgttcttggatccagatctaacaatgatgatacatgccatgtaatttccttttcgatatgtttctgttctccccataacattgggaagatttcctcattaaaatgacaatcagcaaaacgtgctgtgaacacgtcgcctgtttgagattcaagatatcgaatgattgatggactatcataaccgatataaaattccaatctttctattaggtctcattttctttcgttgcggtggtgcaataggcacatacaccatacatccaaaaattctcagatgagaaatgtctagttctttaccaaatgcaagctgcaatggggagtatttatgatatgcacttggtctgatgcgaattaatgaagcagcatgtaaaattgtatttccccatatagaaatagggagctttgttttcataatcattggtctagcaatcatttgcagacgtttaatcaatgattcagccaatctattctgtgtatgtacatgagcaacatgatgctcaacaatgattcccatagacatacaataataattgaaagtctgggaagtaaattcaccagcattatcaagtctaattttctttattgtataatcactacaagaaaaatgattttccgcAGCACGTTATCAACAGCGTGccttaaaagcacgctgcgaataGTTCTTTTAACGGCGTGCATCAatatgtgcgctgttaatatTGTTTCACTTGACAGAAATAACGGCGTGTAtcaaaagcacgctgcggaaagtAATATCTGCAGCGTCAATTTATGTGTGTCGTAAATGTTATATactttccgcagcgtgcttttcaTGCGCGCCGTTAATAACATATACATccacggcgtgcattaaaagcatgcTGCGGAAAGTAATGTTATATACTATCCCCAACGTGCTATAATGTGCGCTGTTAATACCCTATGTATTCACGGCTTGCTTGCGAAATTTTCAATTAGCGATGGTTTTAGAGACACCGTTGCTAATTTAAACatcgcgacggtttttaaactGTCGCCATTTTAAATCGGCAACTGTATAATATAACACCGTCgctttttgcgacggttttttctAAACCGTCGCTCAATGCCGTAAATCAGCGATGATTatgtataaaccgtcgctaatagcgacagtttattGGGAAACCGTCGGTAATAGTTgcaaattgtctataaatatacAATTTCCGTTCTACTTTCCCACACACTAttttacaacacttaaaatttttcttttttatacgattttaattttgatttaggtacatttttttgtttcaatttttggttaattttttagGTGTTTTAATTAAGATCATGAGTTTATTTATCATAGATgtattgtattttttaaaaaaaatttactaaattataaaagtaattttttttatttttacgcagattttagcgatggtttataaaaccgtcgctgaatTTAAATACCGTCGTTTtgctaaccgtcgctaaatttaaacACCATCGCtaatatttagcgacggatttgtCACAATTCGTCGCTAATATTTAGATGTTTTTTTAACATTAACGACGTATATTGCACGCTGCAGATAGTGTATGAACGTCGTACATATGCACGCTGCCAATAGTTTAACTATCAACAGCATACTCTGCACGCCGTTATTAGACTAAACCGCAGCGTAAATCGCATGCCGCCAATAGTGTCATACTTAAGACGGCTTTCAACTTTACAGCGTGCGTCGCAGCATGCAATGCACGCTGTGTATACCTTTCCGCGGCGCATATTGCACACCGTGGAAACCcacttttcttgtagtgaatcgggaaattgattcctcaattttattatttgagcaagtaatcttgcaaatgcaacatttcgagttgacaataaacatacatgtgaccatctgctggaggcataaatcaataccataaagtatctgaatggtccacatggtggatggattggtccacaaatattacgctgaatacgttcaagaaacattggtgattcagtttagATTTTGGCTgctgatggtcttataataagttttccaagagaacatgctttacattgaaacttattattctgaaagatcttctggtctttcagcggatgaccatgtgtattttctataattcttcgcatcattagttgaaccaggatgtcccaatcgatcatgccaattggttaatattgaagaattatcaactaccatgtttgattcaatcggacttatatgtgtataatgcaatccagtagggagcattggtagtttttcaatcacatatttctttcctgatttatatgtgataagacacatatatttctcattaccttcattcattgtttgagtatcatacccatgggaatatatatcattaaaactcaacaaatttcttttcgattgtggtgaatataaagtatcattgatcaaaaattttgtaccattaggtaacaaaaattgtgctttaccacatcctttaatcaagtctacaggacctgatattgtattcatcgttgtttttgttggttttagttccaagaaatatcttttatctcggaggatagtgtgtgttgtaccactatcgggtctgcaaacttcagctttgctcatagcattttctatttttgaacttcaaaaaaatatgcaatgaaataaaattactggcaatatatatttaaatataacacatatcataattatacaataaaacattattatatgaatacatgaaaaataaattattgtacatttatattctaccactatatcGTTCATTTTCAGataaatcattgagaaaatctgcagcatcaatattgttcatttctatcccaccaacatattgatcattttcagagaaatcattcataaaatcaccagcatcaaaatgagttgaatcactcaaacggtcattgagttcagtgaagttggtctccttttctttcccctttaatgattctttataaagtttacaaagatgctcaggggctcgacaaattttggaccaatgtcctggattaccacatctgaaacaagaactttcatatctttttgagtgattctcattaacacttgtattctcatgatgcctt is drawn from Primulina eburnea isolate SZY01 chromosome 10, ASM2296580v1, whole genome shotgun sequence and contains these coding sequences:
- the LOC140803007 gene encoding AAA-ATPase At5g57480-like, with translation MKEIWTTMASIMGVWAFCQSLLHTVFPPELRFASLKFFHRLFSYFSSYCYYDITEIDGVNTNELYNAVQLYLSSSASISGTRLSLTRGLNSSSITFGLSNNDRLIDSYKGVVIEWEHIVTQRQSQTFSWRPLPEEKRGFTLRVKKKNKQLVLSSYLDYVMEKANELRRRSQDRLLYTNSRGGSLDSRGHPWESVPFKHPSTFDTLAMDPLKKSEIMDDLVDFANGESFYQKTGRAWKRGYLLYGPPGTGKSSMIAAMANFLGYDIYDLELTEVNTNSELRKLLMKTSSKSIIVIEDIDCSINLTNRNKNGCSSGGSGSRKNNYDVSSLPGSEDAGNTITLSGLLNFTDGLWSCCGSERIFVFTTNHIDKLDPALLRSGRMDMHINMSFCSFSALKILLKNYLGYDEIDLEKEILEELEAVIDEAEMTPADISEILIKNRRDKRKAIGELLEKLKIKAENNRLKSRKKDDNGVEEDDEEQEKRALDSPKEGSDDQLQGNCSKFEENDGGIQENDDEKIH